aagaataccattaattagatcttattgaagcccttaaagaggcaaattaaaaattatgagttttctttctttcccctctctttcttatttaccttttcatgtttctcttgatttttgtggttggatatcaaactttccatttagtcctggtcttttctgtgcaaatacttggaaatcttcaattttgttgaatgcccatactttcccctggaagtatatagtcagttttgatgggtagttgatcctcaGTTGAAGGCcctgttctcttgcctttctgaatatcatattctaagccttgtggtcttttattgtagaggctgccagatcctgtgtgatcctgattgatgctccttgatatttgaattgtctctttctggcttcttgtaagattttttcttttacttggaagctcttgaatttggctattatattcctgggcgttgtcttttcagggtctagtgtagagggtgatctatggatcctttcaatgtctatattgccctcttgttgtagaagttcagggcaattttgctgaataatttcttttagaatggagtctaattttctattaatttctgcttttttaggaagaccaatgattctcagattgtctcttctggaccggttttcttggtctgtcactttctcattgagatatttcatgtttccttctatttatcagtcttttgactttgttttatttgttcttgctctcttgagagatcattagcttctaattgctcaattctagcctttagggactggttttcggctataatcttttggttttccttttcaatctggtcatttctggtgttcaatttgcttaacatttcatttgatttctgagcctcactttcaaattgcaaaattctgccttttaaactgttattttcttaccagatctcttccatctttctcattttctctgatttgaactcttcaatagcttgtgaccagttttcattattttggtaaGGTTtgcatatgattacttgtttgttctcctctgctgtttgctctgttgtctggattttctctgtgtaaaagttgtcgagtgttacagatttcttcttgatgatctttctcttctggggttcccaattatgttgttagcccagtgccttctcagctttatcctcacattcagggtttgtctgcactctttaggctcccaaggtctcaggtctagttgttctcagggtcaagcctcttggtggtcctcctggtctgcccctctgcccaaggctccttcagcagtctcagggtgctgcttccacagccgtgctcctatctgcacagggtccccactaaaGGTTcaagcctgcactcaagatccttgtcctcgCCTAAGTCAATGCCTTTACCTTTGCCtgggctcaaggtctgtgttcaaagtccacatgcgttctttagcctcctggggtcctaagtcttgctgctctcaggaacaggtcctggagctgccaatgacttaatgggtgccccaaacctgctttaactcttgtgcgctggccttggcactgtatgttgtgtgtggggtgggggaagggcttCATTTGCTCTCGTTTTAGTTAGAGCTGTTTCACCCATTTATAGTGttgaaatgccccgattccacataccttcaatgctgcaggtccctttgttcgtctggattccTATATGCTTCGgataggagagatcaagcagctgctccttactatGCCGCCAACTTAACCCGGAACCCACTAGTATGTTTTTACATAGCCTTTCTTCTTCCATCACAAACATaacccttttcctctcctctcttctcctctcctctccttccactGTGCAAATTCTCAATCTTCTCCTTTCTGAGCTGGGTGTTGACCACTAAGGGCAACATTTAGCTCCCACAATCTCTTAAGGCATTCTGCAGTTGATGgaaacccctcaatttccaattcttgccaccacaaaaagagctgctttaaatatttttgtacaagtaagccctttctcccttttcatgatatctctgggatacagacacAGCAGttgtattacaggatcaaagggtgtgcacataattccatattgccctccaggagggttgaattagttcacaactccactaacaatacattagtgtcccaattttgccttttcccctcccacatttatcacattcctttactgtcatattggccaatctaatagatgtgaggtggtatttgcatttcactaatcaagcgtgatttagaacatttttttcattgattattgatagctttcatttcaactgaaaattgtttgttcatatcctttgaccatttgtcctttgggaaatggcttgtgttcttcattttctatagatttgagaaatcagacttttatcagagaaatctgttataaaaATCTCCtgatttgttgtttctctttttatattagttttgtttatagaaaagcttttaaatttaatataatcaaaattattcattttacaccttATAATGACCTCTGTCTCATGTttggtaataaattcttcccttctccatagatctcaCAGATAAACAATTCTATATTCCCATAATTCAATTATgctatcattctttatatctaaacTATATGCCCATTTTTACACTTTCTTGGTATAGGGACTGACATATTGGTCTATACGAAGTTTCTACCATACAGCTATACAATTTTCCCAGTAGCTTATGttaaacagtgagttcttattccaaaatctgagatctttgggttcatcaaacactagattgataaagtcatttacccctgtatgttatatatttaatcttttcctttgaacttccattctattttttagccaataCCAGACTTTTAATGACTGTTACTTTTGCATAAattttgagatctagtactgctagaccacctccattcacattttttcattaatccccttgatgttcttgacattttcttcttctagatgaattttattatttctagttttataaagtaattatttggtagtttgattggtatgacataAAATGAGTGAATTAGTTTCGGTAGAATTgtgattttcattatattagccaGGCATACCCAGcctaatatttttccaatatgtTTAGATTTGaccttatttgtgtgaaaatattttgtaaagggggctgaaggggaaagtaaaaacaagaatcatgtaactatggaaaatttttctaaaaaaataaaatattcaaatcttaaaaaaatattgtagGGAGTTCCGGTAAGATGGCGGCGTagatggagtgaatcttaaaacttCCACACCCTTatacaccaagatagaaaacaatgtgctttgagaagaaagaggaccaaatctaagaacaggacagagcagggggaatcctactgcagcacaactaaagaggtacaccaagaaaaaggcttcaatacttgaactgtcaggactgagggtgtagaaggggaatcccaggatcccaagacgcctcccccacgtgctgtgtggagtctccagttgcccaggaaatctcaggccTGGTGGTTGCACCGATTGGGAGAGATGGCCTTGTTGCaaaggactcagggagtcaaacacagacactggagaggtgactagaggagaaaaccagagaaacacagcaaaaaatgcccagaagatggtgacttagagagagccaaaccccagagtgcAGACTGCTTGGCTTcttcataccgagatagagaacgcagggtttcaagaggaaagaaaaccagatcaaacacaatggatagtgcagggggaccccactgctggagagcacagttcagaaaaaaaaaaacgctccttcttgtcaccccaccttttttggattttgtatgtttgtttgtttgtttttccctctcctcaaggctttgaggttttagcctcagggcagactaatccaatccatacagatttaatcccaacaattggacagataagaagtcttccaagggcataGAAAGTAAtttacccctggggggaagatctttcatcaaagataatTAActacatctgctcaaattagcagaacaagaaAGGGAcaaaacatgagcaagcaacagaaaaagagaaaagaaatgacaattgacagcttctttcaaggaagtgaaaagagagcaaatgaaaaagaaatagaagaagaggaagtagttccagtgacctggacaggctttggaagatctcaaaattcaattaactcaagaatttaaaactcaattaactcaagaacttcaggaactcaaaaaacaatcaagagaggctgaagacaatttgaaaaaggaaatacatgagctaaaacaagaaaataaagtatttaaagccagaattggccagtttgaaaatgaagcaatgaaggcaaaagatgatctacaaagaaaatcagaccagaaagagaagcaatgaaggcaaaagatgatctacaaagaaaattagaccaGAAAATCCCCAataagccagggatgaaattcagaaactcaacaactagaagaaaatgacttcacaaggcagcaagaatatattaaacaaaataaaaaacatgaaaaatttgaggacaatatgaaacaactcattgattcaaccaaagatctggagaacagagctagaagagacaacttaagaattattggtttaccagaacatcatgataaaagaaaaagtttagatagcattttacaagaaattatcagagaaaattgcccagaaattcttgaacaagaaggaaaaatggaaattgacaggatccacagatcacctcctacatttattccacaactgacaacttccaggaatattatagccaaattcaaaaacaacTAGACCaagtaaaaaatattacaagctgctaaaaagaagtcattcagatatcaaggaaccacagttagaataacataggatctggctgcatctacactgaaggaccagaaggcatggtacacaatattccagaaagcaagagaactgggtctacaaccaagaattgactatccagcaagactaactctATTATTTCAGGGgcaagtatggtcattcaataaaatcgaggacttcattcatcaagaaaaaaccggacttaaacagagagtttgctgcccaaacccagaactcaagagaatcaacataaggtaattaagagaatggggggaggagagaaaaaaattcttttatttaagggacacaacaaattcaatccatttatatcccaagaagaaaagaaggtattggcaaatattaaaaattattattaccaacagtgtaactagaagaagtttacatagagggaactgggactaactgtataggatgaaatgtcaagagatataaatatatatatgtatgcatgtatgcatgtatgtatgtataaatatgtacaaaactaggggggaagaaataacaataagaaaaaaggaaagcaaacaaaaaggaataaatttatattccataaagaagcacatgggacgaacaggggaaaaataacaatacattgtaagggtaaagaggttagagagagggaatattcaatacttaagtgcattgaaatcaacttagagaagaacaatcagattgataggggcagaaaattgattcacatgctatagagaagtagaagggtaacaaagggactggtggggagggaagcaatactagggagggagagggcttggaaGGGAgcaatgaccattctacccaaattaatttacgtatttagtgccatacctatcaaactaccaaaaacatttttactacattagaaaaaactataacaaagtttatttggaagaacaaaagatcaagaatatcaagggaaataatgaaaaaaaaatgtgaaagaaggtggcttagcagtatcagatattaagctatactataaagcagctgtcatcaaaacaatatggtactggctaagagatagaagggaggagcAGTGGAACAGATTTGGGGTTAataatgtcagcaagacagtgaatgataaatccaaagaacccaacatgaatccactatttgacaaaaactgctgggaaatttggaaaacaatatggaagagattaggtttagatcaacatctcacaccatacaccaagattaattcagaatgggtgaaagacttgaatataaagaaggaaactataagtaaattaggggaacacagaatattatacttgtcagatctctgggaaaggaaagattttaaaaccaaacaagagttagagaaaattacaaaatgtaaaataaataagtttgattatattaaattaaaaaggttttgtacaagggaaaaacaatgtaaccaaaatcagaagggaaacaacagactgggaaaaaatctttataacaaaaaattctgacagaggtctaattactcaaatatacaaggtgctaaatcaattgtataaaaaatcaagccattccccaattagtaaatgagcaagggacatgaataggcaattttcagataaagaaatcaaaagtatcaataagcacatgagaaagtgttctaaatctctaataattagagaaatgcaaatcaaaacaactcagaggtatcacctcacacctagcagattggctaaaatgatagcagaggaaagtaatgaatgttggaggggatgtggcaaaatagggacgttaatgcattgctggtggagttgtgaactgatccaaccattctggagggtaatttggaactatgcccaaagagtaataaaagaatgcctgccctttgatccagctataccattgctgggtttgtaccccaaagagatcatagataaacagacttgcacaaaaatatttatagccccgctctttgtggtggcaaaaaactggaaagcaagggtatgcccttcaattggggaatggctgaacaaattgtggtatatgttggtgatggaatactattgtgctcaaaggaataataaaatggaggaattccatgtgaactggaaagacctccaggaattgatgcagagtgaaaggagcagagccagaagaacattgtacagagagactgatatattatggcaaaattgaatgtaatggacatctgtactagcagcaatgcaatgacccaagacatttctgagggatttatggaaaggaacactatccacattcagaggaagaactgcaggagtagaaacacagaaggaaaacaactgcagggacacttgggttgatgagaacatgattggggatgtagacctgaaaagaccacacccatgtaactatcaataatgtgtaaataagtcttgactggcCACACCCGTAGAAATGCGAattagctggggggggggggtgattcAGGGGATGAGGGGNgctgggggggggggtgattcAGGGGAtgaggggggggtgaagggggtgaagggtaaagtaaaaacatgacttatgtaaccagggacattttttctaaaaataaaaaattattttaaaaaaatattgtaccaacatgcaatctggaaaaaaaccttaaaaattattttttaaaaacttaataattgatttatttctcttccaaatttgaaaattaattatCTTGAGATTTTAAACCCTCCTACTCCTTTTGCTTTGAGTTGGACTCAAGAGATGTTGAAAGCTAGTTCTGAGATATTAATAGAGGTAGCTATTATACTTATTATCCCCATAGCttactttctcaatagggttTGGAAAAGACTATTGAAATTGATCTAGAAAGGTACTTAAAGTTATAATACTAGAGGAACCAAGATTTCACCGAACACACTTAGTTTTTTTAGGTATTCTTACATTCTGGTCCTATTAAACAAACAACCCTGAAGTTAGAAACATGTAGTTTTCTAAGGATCCCTGAGGAAACaatgatagaaaaaaaggataaaaaaagaaagaaaacctgttTGAAATTGAAGGAAAATTTATTCTAAGCTACTTATCCATAATGTTGAAGAAGCCACAATTTCTACATAGTTTCTTCCACTTAAGAATAATTGTATTATTATAGAAGAGAAAGTAGATATACAGTCCcaagtacacagaagttaatagAAGGGGGAAGAGTGACAACTTCATTGTCAGATTTACCTGAATCCAAATATCACTAAGATTATactaaatggagaaagaaaacctCCTCTGTCCCCTAGTCTTCAACATTTAGCTATGACCTGTTGAATATTCAGTGTCTCTTCAGATATctatctcctcctcttccttgctATAATCCTAATTTTGACCCTCATTACATTTTCTCTTGCACCTCCAATAGTTTCTCTACCTTCACCACTACCTCTAATTCACTTTACTCACTcatggaattattttttctaaagtatagtttagatcattcctttctctttcaaacATTTTAATGGATCTTCATTTTTTACCAGACTCTTCAAAGCCTGACATTCAAAGACATCCACCCATGCTgtccctcacacacacacacacacacacacacacacacacacacacacacacacaactagaGTCTACTTCCCACCTACATTCTCAGATTCTTCTTCCTTCTAATGAAGATGGCTAATTCATCTTACAGACACCTAATAACTATGATGAGACTCTGGGgggtatttaattaatttaatgtaaatagTATACTTACAAGCAAAGTAAACTCCACTCAAAATAAGTTGTTTAAATGGATAACTCTTGCACTTGTTCTTTAGATTCCATTGGCCTCTTTGAAATTAAGTGAAATGGAATGCCATGAAAGATAGTGGGTTCCCATTCCCTAGAGTcaacttaataagcatttatttaatttttatgccAGTCATTACTCTATGCATTTGATGACCCTAGAGATTTTCAACCAAAGACTCACCAACTACTTATCAGATATGTTGTAAAGGGAATTATTTTTCAAGAAGAGATTAATCCAGATTATAATGACACAcggtttttttaagttaatttagaATTTATGTACAAATCAgaatttgagcttcacaacaaccctcaGAAAGagatgcttttttattttaaagatagagaagatcaaataatttaaataaaatgcttataGTTTCACAACTGAAAATGGTCAGACACAAAATTCAAAACTAGGCATTCCTGACTCTAAGGACCTCATAGTATCTATAACATAATTCAGGTTATTTCTTAGAGAATCTAAGAAGTTACCTCCTCTCTATAGAATATAGTTGGAATGActatttggaatttttattttaagtggtATAAAACCTGAAGACAATATATAACATACAATAATTTAATTCTTGGTGGATTTCCTTTCACTATATATTTTATGGTAATATTTCTGGAAAAAATAAGTCAGTGTCTTATTGTATACTaagttcctttctctttccttgctaCTCTTTTCACTGCCTCCTTGAATTCCTTATTTCTTAGAGTGTAGATTAAAGGATTTATGCTAGGGGTGATGATGGAATAAAAAATGCTGAGGAGTTTTCCTTCATCTTGGGATGGACTATTTCCTGgctgtatatacatatagatgaCAGTTCCATAGAAGATGGACACCACAATGAGATGAGAGGAGCAGGTTCCAAATGCTTTCTTTCTCCCTGTGGCAGACTTAATCCTCAGAACAGCCACAACAATGAAGCCATAGGAGACAAGGATGAGAAGAAGTGGCACTAGAACAATAACCAGGCACATTCCAAATGTGGTTACCTCCATAGCTGTGGTGTCCACACAGGCTATCTTAATCATGGCTGACATCTCACAGAAGAAGTGGTCCAAACGATGATTCCCACATCGTGGCAGGCTCATTGCATATGGAGAGAGGATCATACAATTTATAATGCCAACAAGCCAGGCCATTGTCAAAAGACTTTGGCAGAGTTTGGGATTCATGGCTACCATATAGTGTAGGGGCTTGCAAACAGCATTGTAGCGGTCATAGGACATCACAGCCAGTAGTATACATTCAACTGAGCAAAGAATCATATCAATGAAAAGCTGAATTACACAGCCACCAAAAGTTATTCTTTTGTTCTGACCCCAGATGTTGACTAACATTTGAGGGACAATATTAGTGGTATAACAAAGATCCAAGATGGACAAGTTTCTGAGGAAAAAGTACATAGGTGTTTGGAGATGGATATCTAGGAGTGACACCAGGATGATGGCAATGTTACCGATCAAAGCgatcatataaaagaaaaaaacaaccccaGAGATGGTCACTTCTAGCTGAGGATGGTCTGTAAAGCCAAGGAGAATAAATCCATTGAAGTAGCTATCATTACTcatctttatcttcttttatgACCAACCACTGTGAAgatagaaaaatcaacaaaatatatcaacaaaCCACAGCAAATTTACTGAACAATTGGATTAAATCTATTCATAATGAAAATTTGTAATTGTATTTGATCACTAATATTGGTACAATCTCCAATTATTTTGAGTTTTCTCCTGTCCTTTAGGAGgacaggagaaaaaggagagaaagaatcaagaaataaaaggtaGGGAAAGTAGGAGAAGTACTCTGATTTTTCACATCTCAGAAATAACTACCAGCAAAAGGTGtcccttaaaaatattataacaaaaaatGTTTCCCTTAGTTTTGAATGTACTTGATATCCTGAACTGAATGTACTGGTATACTGAACAATGATCAAACATCCATTCAATCTACTATTTCAGTTAATTCACTCTATCACATTCACCAGAAGTCTTTCCATTGCACTGAGTGTGATGcttattttcaattcttcagagacAATGTTGTATTCTACGTCTAGTTGCCAGTGCTGTAAAATCCTAAAGGTATATTAGAGGAATGGAAAATCTCTTGGGATATCTGAGCAGTCTGAAACATATAATTAAtgaggcatttttaaaaagaactcaaaaataattttagatggTAGATATGCAAACAAAAAAGGAACATAGGCTGGTCACAATAAGAGTGAGGGATAACAGGTAAATAACACACATGCTCTTATGATATcagtagaaaagaaacaaatcctTGACATGTTGAGTAGTTTCCTGTAATGAACCTATGGGAGGACATAGATAAGAATTGCGCCTTATAGGTTGTGATCTCCTTCATTGGGGAACAGCTAAATCAATACAGTTATAGACATATTTAAGGGAAAAGTTACAGTTTCTTTATAGGCAATAGacaaaattttcttcctcttacaTTTGGGAGGAATTTTCACTCAATACAGAATGACAGtagcacaaatatatatacacgcaTAGCAGATTTTCATGTATTAGGCTAGTATTGTGTAGTGTTACATAGGGAGTAAGGGGGAAAGactacattatattttattatttcttcctacTCTACAA
The window above is part of the Gracilinanus agilis isolate LMUSP501 chromosome 4, AgileGrace, whole genome shotgun sequence genome. Proteins encoded here:
- the LOC123244924 gene encoding olfactory receptor 2W1-like is translated as MSNDSYFNGFILLGFTDHPQLEVTISGVVFFFYMIALIGNIAIILVSLLDIHLQTPMYFFLRNLSILDLCYTTNIVPQMLVNIWGQNKRITFGGCVIQLFIDMILCSVECILLAVMSYDRYNAVCKPLHYMVAMNPKLCQSLLTMAWLVGIINCMILSPYAMSLPRCGNHRLDHFFCEMSAMIKIACVDTTAMEVTTFGMCLVIVLVPLLLILVSYGFIVVAVLRIKSATGRKKAFGTCSSHLIVVSIFYGTVIYMYIQPGNSPSQDEGKLLSIFYSIITPSINPLIYTLRNKEFKEAVKRVARKEKGT